A single window of Flavobacterium sp. 140616W15 DNA harbors:
- a CDS encoding low specificity L-threonine aldolase, producing the protein MEINLISDTITKPSIEMLQYMFNAKVGDDVYKQDPTVIELEAGVATMFGMEAGLFFPSGTMANQTAIKLHTQPGEQLIADKYAHVFHYEGGGVSFNSGVSCCLLDGNRGMITAEQVAGAINDPEFYHSPLTSLVCVENTTNKGGGACYELEDLKKIKKVCDANNLKFHLDGARIWNALVAKRQDPKEFGQIFDTISVCFSKGLGAPIGSMLLGTKADIKRALRIRKMLGGGMRQVGYLAAAAIFALENNLERLAEDHRRAKEIAAVLSTKHWVASIEPVETNILIFSLQPNFSEQLLIEKLKQKNISISSMGHGKLRIVTHLDYRQVMHTYVLETLQKL; encoded by the coding sequence ATGGAAATAAATTTAATTAGTGATACAATCACCAAACCTAGTATTGAAATGTTGCAATACATGTTCAATGCAAAAGTAGGAGATGATGTTTACAAGCAAGACCCGACGGTTATTGAACTTGAAGCTGGAGTAGCAACAATGTTTGGTATGGAAGCTGGGTTATTTTTTCCATCAGGAACCATGGCAAATCAAACTGCAATAAAATTACATACACAACCAGGAGAGCAATTAATTGCTGATAAATATGCACACGTTTTTCATTATGAAGGAGGAGGAGTTTCGTTTAATAGCGGTGTTTCTTGCTGTTTGCTAGACGGAAACCGTGGCATGATAACCGCTGAGCAGGTTGCAGGAGCAATTAATGATCCTGAATTTTACCATAGCCCACTTACAAGTTTAGTATGTGTTGAGAATACTACTAATAAAGGAGGAGGAGCATGTTATGAACTTGAAGATTTAAAGAAAATAAAGAAAGTTTGTGATGCGAATAATTTGAAATTTCACTTAGACGGAGCCCGAATTTGGAATGCTTTAGTTGCTAAAAGACAAGATCCTAAAGAATTTGGACAAATATTCGATACTATTTCTGTTTGTTTCTCTAAAGGATTGGGTGCACCTATTGGTTCGATGTTATTAGGAACTAAAGCGGATATTAAAAGAGCACTGCGAATCCGAAAAATGTTAGGTGGCGGAATGCGTCAAGTTGGTTATTTGGCTGCTGCTGCAATATTTGCACTAGAAAATAATTTAGAAAGATTAGCTGAGGATCATCGTAGAGCTAAAGAAATCGCTGCTGTTTTAAGCACAAAACATTGGGTAGCTTCGATAGAGCCTGTAGAAACTAATATTTTGATTTTTTCTTTGCAACCCAATTTTAGCGAGCAACTTTTGATAGAAAAATTAAAGCAGAAAAATATTTCGATAAGTTCAATGGGACACGGTAAACTCAGAATTGTGACTCATCTTGATTATAGACAAGTAATGCATACTTATGTTTTAGAAACCTTACAGAAATTATAA
- a CDS encoding YbaB/EbfC family nucleoid-associated protein, which translates to MDLMGMMGKLKETQQKIEDTKKRLDTVLIDEQSADGLLKVTLTANRKIKSITIADSLLEDKEQLEDYLIVTLNKAIEKATDVNQTELDAVAKMDMPMIPGMDNLFK; encoded by the coding sequence ATGGATTTAATGGGAATGATGGGAAAACTTAAAGAAACCCAACAAAAAATAGAGGATACAAAGAAACGATTAGACACGGTTTTAATAGATGAACAAAGCGCTGACGGATTATTAAAAGTTACTTTGACAGCTAACCGAAAAATAAAATCAATAACAATTGCCGATTCCTTACTTGAAGATAAAGAACAATTAGAAGATTATTTAATTGTAACATTAAATAAAGCTATAGAAAAAGCTACAGATGTTAACCAAACAGAGCTTGATGCTGTTGCAAAAATGGATATGCCAATGATTCCTGGAATGGACAATCTGTTTAAATAA